The Bombus pascuorum chromosome 11, iyBomPasc1.1, whole genome shotgun sequence genome has a window encoding:
- the LOC132911959 gene encoding H/ACA ribonucleoprotein complex subunit 2-like protein, with protein MEQIEIKQEIDDSMKETETGDNTEIKYEEKLKYTSLIAKPMASKKLTKKIYKCIKKAAKHKSYLRNGLKDVQKHLRKGEQGLVVFAGDVFPIEIMCHLPIVCEDKNIPYCYTPSRQDIGTAMGVKRGSLMVLIKEHEEYKELYNEIKTAMITLSTPI; from the exons atggagcaaatagaaataaaacaggAAATTGACGATAGtatgaaagaaacagaaactgGTGATAatacagaaattaaatacgaagaaaaattaaaatacacaaGTCTTATAGCCAAACCCATGGCTTCAAAAAAGTTAAccaaaaaaatttataagtgtattaaaaaag ctGCAAAGCATAAATCTTATCTTCGAAATGGTTTGAAGGATGTTCAGAAGCATCTTCGCAAAGGAGAACAAGg attgGTAGTCTTTGCCGGAGATGTATTTCCAATAGAAATCATGTGTCATTTACCAATTGTATGCGAagacaaaaatattccataCTGCTACACACCTTCGAGACAGGACATTGGTACAGCTATGGGCGTGAAAAGAGGCAGTCTTATGGTACTTATTAAGGAACACGAAGAATATAAAGAactttataatgaaattaaaaccgCAATGATAACATTATCAACACCGATATAG
- the LOC132911951 gene encoding rho-related BTB domain-containing protein 1 isoform X2, protein MDNEQPHQELVKCVVVGDTAVGKTRLICARACNKHVSLSQLLTTHVPTVWAIDQYRIYKDVLERSWEVVDNVNVSLRLWDTFGDHEKDRRFAYGRSDVVLLCFSITNPVSLRNCKAMWYPEIRRFCPQTPVLLVGCKNDLRYMYRDETYLSYFRDRSPFVRATRKSDLVMPDQARAVARELGVCYYETSVFTYYGVNEVFENSIRAALIARRQQRFWMTNLKRVQRPLLQAPFCPPKPVPPEVCLAASTYEENMKTLWTKPVHTDVTLIAGNCTFSAHRCLLAAASPAFHRLFSMELVQEQTPRSSSESSMVSTFGEATVGDFNDDTECLIRIDQSKPAKVWEQLKRRSSFQVLPTVDQKKPPGATRELNHPAFQNIRVCLTENTNGMQQPTTVVMLSKLITPQAMQQCLQFIYMGSLDKRYHDLQEIRQAAEFLELPQLLMVLGTLQTRDQFNNDLNNRYKQVVRQRLEDICLEQGLFADVIFELDDGSVPAHKAILTARCDVMKAMFSGDFRESSAKVIVFPGVREYTFHKLLCYLYTDEVPAISSARCLNLLELANRLCLQRLVNLVESRVIEDLGRLSQNEGNEAVENCLRLLEPCKLHNADQLADWCMNHLCVNYNKLCKMSPRSVRLLHPENQEYLNEHRWPPVWYLKDYDYYQKCLAERDRENKPTLKRNRNQSGCLCFSGTSKTRRESSNGGGGTASSANNDPQAERPLFDSIESGEQVV, encoded by the exons ATGGACAATGAGCAACCGCATCAGGAACTGGTCAAGTGCGTGGTCGTCGGCGATACGGCAGTTGGAAAGACCAGGCTGATCTGTGCGAGAGCCTGCAACAAACACGTGTCGCTGTCGCAACTCTTGACGACTCACGTGCCCACCGTCTGGGCCATCGACCAGTATAGAATCTACAAGGAC GTCCTAGAACGTTCCTGGGAAGTAGTCGATAACGTGAATGTTTCCTTGCGACTTTGGGACACGTTTGGCGACCACGAGAAGGATCGACGTTTCGCGTACGGCAG atCGGACGTTGTGCTACTATGTTTCTCTATAACAAATCCAGTATCTCTACGGAACTGCAAGGCGATGTGGTACCCGGAAATACGACGATTCTGCCCACAGACTCCGGTACTGTTAGTGGGCTGCAAGAACGATCTACGTTACATGTACCGAGATGAGACTTATCTGAGCTATTTCCGTGACCGCAGTCCGTTCGTGAG AGCCACGAGGAAGAGTGATCTGGTAATGCCTGATCAAGCTCGAGCTGTTGCACGTGAGCTTGGCGTTTGCTATTATGAGACTAGCGTCTTCACGTATTACGGTGTTAACGAAGTCTTCGAGAATTCGATACGCGCTGCCTTAATCGCGCGTCGTCAACAACGATTTTGGATGACGAACTTGAAGAGGGTACAAAGGCCTCTTCTTCAG GCACCGTTTTGTCCACCAAAACCTGTACCACCGGAAGTGTGTTTGGCGGCAAGCACTTACGAAGAAAACATGAAAACGTTGTGGACAAAACCAGTTCACACTGACGTGACTTTGATAGCCGGAAACTGCACATTTTCCGCTCACAGGTGTCTTTTAGCCGCAGCATCGCCCGCGTTCCATCGACTTTTCTCTATGGAACTCGTTCAGGAACAAACACCTCGAAGCTCTAGCGAATCTAGCATG gTGAGTACATTCGGCGAAGCAACGGTCGGTGACTTCAACGATGACACCGAATGCCTCATTCGTATCGATCAATCAAAACCTGCAAA AGTTTGGGAACAACTGAAGCGACGTTCAAGCTTCCAAGTACTGCCCACGGTGGACCAAAAGAAACCACCTGGAGCTACTAGAGAACTTAATCATCCTGCCTTCCAGAACATCCGTGTATGCTTG aCTGAAAATACAAACGGAATGCAGCAACCAACGACCGTGGTGATGCTGTCTAAACTAATTACACCCCAGGCGATGCAGCAGTGCTTGCAATTCATTTACATGGGCAGCTTGGATAAACGGTATCACGATCTACAA GAGATTAGACAGGCGGCGGAATTCTTGGAGCTTCCGCAATTATTGATGGTGCTTGGAACTTTACAAACAAGAGATCAGTTTAATAATGATCTTAATAATAGGTATAAGCAAGTGGTGAGGCAACGTTTGGAAGACATTTGTCTAGAACAAG GACTCTTCGCTGATGTGATATTTGAACTAGACGATGGAAGTGTTCCAGCCCACAAAGCGATACTCACTGCCCGATGTGATGTAATGAAGGCCATGTTCTCCGGAGATTTCCGCGAAAGTAGCGCAAAAGTG ATAGTGTTTCCCGGTGTACGCGAGTACACGTTCCACAAACTACTCTGCTATCTCTATACGGATGAAGTGCCAGCAATTTCCTCTGCCAGGTGCTTGAACCTCTTAGAATTGGCAAATCGACTTTGTTTGCAACGACTGGTAAACTTGGTCGAGAGCAGAGTGATCGAAGATCTCGGGAGATTGTCTCAGAACGAGGGAAACGAGGCCGTGGAGAACTGTCTGAGACTGCTGGAACCGTGCAAG TTGCATAATGCCGATCAACTAGCTGACTGGTGTATGAACCACTTGTGCGTCAATTACAACAAATTGTGCAAGATGTCTCCGCGAAGCGTACGCCTTCTGCATCCGGAGAACCAGGAATATTTGAACGAGCATCGATGGCCTCCAGTATG GTATTTAAAAGACTACGATTACTACCAAAAATGTTTGGCGGAACGTGACCGCGAAAATAAGCCGACGTTGAAGAGAAATCGCAATCAGTCCGGTTGCTTATGCTTTTCTGGTACGAGCAAAACCAGAAGAGAAAGTTCGAACGGTGGTGGAGGTACAGCATCGTCGGCGAACAACGATCCGCAAGCTGAACGACCCCTGTTCGACTCTATAGAATCAGGTGAACAGGTTGTATGA
- the LOC132911953 gene encoding RING finger protein 37 — MLFNFCDPRLRPEIQCSTVSTEGYEVTNLITGIDKGFLAYACIKPPINIDVTFICNIRINHILIWPQVGSQKSSGFQLYAKTSNDASIPYSLLGTGFLDTTHTGLLFCPSKHESIPAPANFLKCFTKSSLQYLTTCINSLRICICKTKNSVPALGKIEVWGTVSPRCGKDTVASICTLWFEQSCLNESMERSENAEHKTPVTNTDNKEILETNLQVPESFLDAITYEIMTQPILLPSGKIIDQTTLLKLEETEAIWGRRLTDPFTGLPFSEDRKPVIASALKIRIDRFLLENCNNEEIKKLPRVLGHALPSDGNVTDKTVTEVPNYLLRRNIIQASSNVKPKFHCSIVSSVKAEKKLCHKLPVVIMSQKRTVSALTKPAKKRVTANSYISTIPLSKNTEGEQKNNCTDIVDLTVDSETDFDINIAVPNLKRFNNIPKNNETNSKLITCSCCPNGIFYQLPCKHVLCRNVLTSIENNQCTSCSMPYKNNEIERIYE, encoded by the exons ATGCTTTTCAACTTCTGTGATCCTCGTTTAAGACCAGAAATTCAATGCAGTACTGTTAGCACAGAAGGATATGAAGTCACCAATTTAATAACTGGTATTGATAAAGGATTTTTAGCATATGCTTGTATCAAGCCTCCTATAAATATCGACGTTACTTTTATATGTAACATACGTATTAATCACATTTTAATTTGGCCACAAGTCGGCTCTCAAAAGTCATCAGGCTTTCAATTATATGCTAAGACTAGTAACGATGCCAGTATACCGTACAGTTTACTAGGCACTGGATTTTTAGACACCACACATACTGGATTATTGTTTTGTCCAAGTAAACACGAATCAATTCCTGCACCAgcaaattttttgaaatgttttacaAAATCTTCCTTGCAATACTTAACGACGTGCATAAATAGTTTAAGAATTTGTATATGTAAAACAAAGAATTCAGTACCTGCATTAGGTAAGATAGAAGTATGGGGAACAGTGTCACCACGTTGTGGTAAAGATACTGTAGCCAGTATTTGTACTTTATGGTTTGAACAATCTTGCTTAAATGAATCTATGGAAAGATCTGAAAATGCTGAACATAAAACACCTGTTACTAATACAGATAATAA GGAAATATTGGAAACAAATTTACAAGTTCCAGAAAGTTTTCTAGATGCCATTACTTACGAAATCATGACACAGCCAATTCTCTTGCCAAGCGGAAAAATAATTGATCAAACTACATTACTGAAACTTGAGGAAACTGAAGCAATATGGGGAAGAAGATTAACTGATCCTTTTACTGGTTTACCATTTAGTGAAGATCGAAAACCTGTTATAGCAAGTGCTTTAAAAATAAGGATAGACAGGTTTTTGCTTGAAAATTGCaataatgaagaaataaaaaaattaccgAGAGTGTTAGGTCATGCATTGCCCTCTGATGGGAATGTAACAGACAAAACGGTAACGGAAGTTCCTAATTATTTgttaagaagaaatataattcaagCTTCAAGCAATGTTAAGCCAAAGTTTCATTGTTCTATAGTAAGTTCTGTAAAAGCAGAGAAAAAACTTTGTCATAAATTGCCAGTTGTTATAATGTCACAAAAACGAACTGTTTCTGCTCTAACTAAACCAGCAAAGAAAAGAGTGACTGCCAATTCTTATATCTCAACTATACCTCTGTCTAAAAACACAGAAGGggaacaaaaaaataattgtactgATATAGTGGATCTAACTGTTGATAGTGAAAcagattttgatattaatatagcAGTAcctaatttaaaacgttttaatAACATTCCAAAAAATAACGAGacaaattcgaaattaattacgtGTTCCTGTTGCCCTAATGGCATTTTTTACCAGCTTCCATGTAAGCATGTTCTATGTAGAAATGTCTTAACATCGATTGAAAATAACCAATGTACATCTTGTAGCATGccttataaaaataatgaaatagaaCGGATTTATGAATGA
- the LOC132911951 gene encoding rho-related BTB domain-containing protein 1 isoform X1, which translates to MDNEQPHQELVKCVVVGDTAVGKTRLICARACNKHVSLSQLLTTHVPTVWAIDQYRIYKDVLERSWEVVDNVNVSLRLWDTFGDHEKDRRFAYGRSDVVLLCFSITNPVSLRNCKAMWYPEIRRFCPQTPVLLVGCKNDLRYMYRDETYLSYFRDRSPFVRATRKSDLVMPDQARAVARELGVCYYETSVFTYYGVNEVFENSIRAALIARRQQRFWMTNLKRVQRPLLQAPFCPPKPVPPEVCLAASTYEENMKTLWTKPVHTDVTLIAGNCTFSAHRCLLAAASPAFHRLFSMELVQEQTPRSSSESSMVSTFGEATVGDFNDDTECLIRIDQSKPAKVWEQLKRRSSFQVLPTVDQKKPPGATRELNHPAFQNIRVCLTENTNGMQQPTTVVMLSKLITPQAMQQCLQFIYMGSLDKRYHDLQTAPIGLLLEIRQAAEFLELPQLLMVLGTLQTRDQFNNDLNNRYKQVVRQRLEDICLEQGLFADVIFELDDGSVPAHKAILTARCDVMKAMFSGDFRESSAKVIVFPGVREYTFHKLLCYLYTDEVPAISSARCLNLLELANRLCLQRLVNLVESRVIEDLGRLSQNEGNEAVENCLRLLEPCKLHNADQLADWCMNHLCVNYNKLCKMSPRSVRLLHPENQEYLNEHRWPPVWYLKDYDYYQKCLAERDRENKPTLKRNRNQSGCLCFSGTSKTRRESSNGGGGTASSANNDPQAERPLFDSIESGEQVV; encoded by the exons ATGGACAATGAGCAACCGCATCAGGAACTGGTCAAGTGCGTGGTCGTCGGCGATACGGCAGTTGGAAAGACCAGGCTGATCTGTGCGAGAGCCTGCAACAAACACGTGTCGCTGTCGCAACTCTTGACGACTCACGTGCCCACCGTCTGGGCCATCGACCAGTATAGAATCTACAAGGAC GTCCTAGAACGTTCCTGGGAAGTAGTCGATAACGTGAATGTTTCCTTGCGACTTTGGGACACGTTTGGCGACCACGAGAAGGATCGACGTTTCGCGTACGGCAG atCGGACGTTGTGCTACTATGTTTCTCTATAACAAATCCAGTATCTCTACGGAACTGCAAGGCGATGTGGTACCCGGAAATACGACGATTCTGCCCACAGACTCCGGTACTGTTAGTGGGCTGCAAGAACGATCTACGTTACATGTACCGAGATGAGACTTATCTGAGCTATTTCCGTGACCGCAGTCCGTTCGTGAG AGCCACGAGGAAGAGTGATCTGGTAATGCCTGATCAAGCTCGAGCTGTTGCACGTGAGCTTGGCGTTTGCTATTATGAGACTAGCGTCTTCACGTATTACGGTGTTAACGAAGTCTTCGAGAATTCGATACGCGCTGCCTTAATCGCGCGTCGTCAACAACGATTTTGGATGACGAACTTGAAGAGGGTACAAAGGCCTCTTCTTCAG GCACCGTTTTGTCCACCAAAACCTGTACCACCGGAAGTGTGTTTGGCGGCAAGCACTTACGAAGAAAACATGAAAACGTTGTGGACAAAACCAGTTCACACTGACGTGACTTTGATAGCCGGAAACTGCACATTTTCCGCTCACAGGTGTCTTTTAGCCGCAGCATCGCCCGCGTTCCATCGACTTTTCTCTATGGAACTCGTTCAGGAACAAACACCTCGAAGCTCTAGCGAATCTAGCATG gTGAGTACATTCGGCGAAGCAACGGTCGGTGACTTCAACGATGACACCGAATGCCTCATTCGTATCGATCAATCAAAACCTGCAAA AGTTTGGGAACAACTGAAGCGACGTTCAAGCTTCCAAGTACTGCCCACGGTGGACCAAAAGAAACCACCTGGAGCTACTAGAGAACTTAATCATCCTGCCTTCCAGAACATCCGTGTATGCTTG aCTGAAAATACAAACGGAATGCAGCAACCAACGACCGTGGTGATGCTGTCTAAACTAATTACACCCCAGGCGATGCAGCAGTGCTTGCAATTCATTTACATGGGCAGCTTGGATAAACGGTATCACGATCTACAA ACAGCTCCTATCGGGCTTCTACTG GAGATTAGACAGGCGGCGGAATTCTTGGAGCTTCCGCAATTATTGATGGTGCTTGGAACTTTACAAACAAGAGATCAGTTTAATAATGATCTTAATAATAGGTATAAGCAAGTGGTGAGGCAACGTTTGGAAGACATTTGTCTAGAACAAG GACTCTTCGCTGATGTGATATTTGAACTAGACGATGGAAGTGTTCCAGCCCACAAAGCGATACTCACTGCCCGATGTGATGTAATGAAGGCCATGTTCTCCGGAGATTTCCGCGAAAGTAGCGCAAAAGTG ATAGTGTTTCCCGGTGTACGCGAGTACACGTTCCACAAACTACTCTGCTATCTCTATACGGATGAAGTGCCAGCAATTTCCTCTGCCAGGTGCTTGAACCTCTTAGAATTGGCAAATCGACTTTGTTTGCAACGACTGGTAAACTTGGTCGAGAGCAGAGTGATCGAAGATCTCGGGAGATTGTCTCAGAACGAGGGAAACGAGGCCGTGGAGAACTGTCTGAGACTGCTGGAACCGTGCAAG TTGCATAATGCCGATCAACTAGCTGACTGGTGTATGAACCACTTGTGCGTCAATTACAACAAATTGTGCAAGATGTCTCCGCGAAGCGTACGCCTTCTGCATCCGGAGAACCAGGAATATTTGAACGAGCATCGATGGCCTCCAGTATG GTATTTAAAAGACTACGATTACTACCAAAAATGTTTGGCGGAACGTGACCGCGAAAATAAGCCGACGTTGAAGAGAAATCGCAATCAGTCCGGTTGCTTATGCTTTTCTGGTACGAGCAAAACCAGAAGAGAAAGTTCGAACGGTGGTGGAGGTACAGCATCGTCGGCGAACAACGATCCGCAAGCTGAACGACCCCTGTTCGACTCTATAGAATCAGGTGAACAGGTTGTATGA